A stretch of Natronococcus sp. CG52 DNA encodes these proteins:
- the aglM gene encoding UDP-glucose 6-dehydrogenase AglM, protein MDISVIGSGYVGTTIAACFAELGHDVTAIDIDEEIVATLNEGRAPIDEPGLGELLETHVGDRLEATTSYDAVPESDVTFLAIGTPSNEDGSIDLTALEGAAEATGEALADKSDRHLVVIKSTVTPTSIANTLEPAVKRGADGNENVEVGMNPEFLREGSAVSDFMHPDKLVYGTNSEWATERLHAIYEPLLEDHDADIVETDPQTASMIKYANNAFLASKISLVNDLGNICKEFGLDAYEVMEAIGLDDRISEQFLRSGVGWGGSCFPKDVNAIIAAAREEGYEPALLEATVEINDRQPERMLTLLTDYVDLEDARVAVLGLSFKPQTDDIRNSRAIPTIEGLQERGAEVVAYDPVAIEPMQERFPEIEYAESAADALTDANGVVVVTDWDEFAALDEEFDTMAAPIVVDGRRIIQRRDGITYEGLTW, encoded by the coding sequence ATGGATATCTCTGTCATCGGCAGCGGCTACGTGGGGACGACGATCGCAGCCTGTTTTGCAGAGCTGGGCCACGACGTCACAGCGATCGACATCGACGAGGAGATCGTTGCAACGCTCAACGAGGGCCGGGCACCGATCGACGAGCCCGGTCTCGGGGAGTTGCTCGAAACGCACGTCGGCGATCGGCTCGAGGCCACCACGTCCTACGACGCCGTGCCTGAATCAGACGTCACGTTCCTGGCAATCGGCACCCCGTCGAACGAAGACGGTAGCATCGATCTCACTGCCTTGGAAGGAGCCGCCGAAGCAACTGGCGAGGCCCTCGCCGACAAATCCGATCGCCACCTCGTCGTCATCAAGAGTACGGTGACGCCGACGAGCATCGCAAACACCCTCGAGCCCGCCGTCAAACGAGGCGCCGACGGAAACGAGAACGTCGAGGTCGGAATGAATCCCGAGTTCCTCCGCGAGGGAAGTGCAGTCTCCGATTTCATGCATCCGGACAAACTCGTCTATGGAACGAACTCCGAGTGGGCGACGGAGCGACTGCACGCTATCTATGAGCCGCTGCTCGAGGACCACGACGCCGATATCGTCGAAACTGACCCACAGACCGCATCGATGATCAAGTACGCCAATAACGCCTTTCTCGCCTCCAAAATCAGTCTCGTCAACGACCTTGGGAACATCTGTAAGGAGTTTGGTCTCGACGCCTACGAGGTGATGGAAGCGATCGGCCTCGACGACCGAATCTCCGAACAGTTCCTCCGCAGCGGCGTCGGCTGGGGCGGTTCCTGCTTCCCGAAGGACGTCAACGCCATCATCGCGGCGGCGCGCGAGGAAGGCTACGAGCCGGCACTCCTCGAGGCTACTGTCGAAATCAACGACCGCCAGCCCGAACGAATGCTCACCCTCCTTACAGACTACGTCGATCTCGAGGATGCCCGCGTCGCAGTCCTCGGCCTCTCGTTCAAACCGCAGACGGACGACATCCGGAACTCTCGAGCGATCCCGACTATCGAAGGTCTCCAAGAACGTGGGGCTGAAGTCGTCGCATACGACCCGGTCGCGATCGAGCCGATGCAAGAGCGGTTCCCCGAGATCGAGTACGCGGAGTCGGCGGCTGATGCCCTAACCGATGCCAATGGAGTAGTAGTCGTAACGGACTGGGACGAGTTCGCGGCACTGGATGAGGAGTTCGATACGATGGCCGCCCCTATCGTCGTCGACGGCCGCCGAATCATCCAGCGTCGAGACGGCATCACGTACGAAGGCCTGACCTGGTGA
- a CDS encoding DUF7342 family protein: protein MERRPDNDLSGENNMSTQGAVEDQLLDVLTRADDPITAASLADRTECDPAVVREYLQSFVSLGVAIEYDGNPSTYERNEAAFEWEIVCDLARESSLDVLEERIRELGAQIQAYQDRYDADTPKDVADRLEKGSAEYEEWKTARKQLRRYERARQVRLSETGVMEAGLTSE, encoded by the coding sequence ATGGAGCGACGCCCGGATAACGATCTATCAGGCGAAAATAATATGTCCACCCAGGGTGCTGTCGAAGACCAACTCCTCGATGTACTCACTCGGGCGGATGACCCGATTACTGCCGCTTCTCTTGCCGATCGAACTGAATGTGACCCTGCCGTCGTCCGCGAGTATCTCCAGTCGTTCGTGAGCCTCGGTGTCGCCATCGAATACGACGGGAATCCATCGACGTACGAGCGAAACGAGGCCGCGTTCGAATGGGAGATCGTGTGTGATCTTGCGCGGGAGTCCTCGCTCGACGTCCTCGAGGAGCGTATCCGAGAGCTAGGTGCTCAGATTCAGGCGTATCAGGATCGGTACGATGCGGACACGCCGAAGGATGTCGCCGATCGGCTCGAGAAGGGATCTGCGGAGTACGAAGAATGGAAAACTGCACGGAAACAGCTTCGGCGGTACGAACGAGCACGGCAGGTCCGACTGAGTGAGACTGGCGTGATGGAGGCCGGTCTCACGTCCGAGTAG
- a CDS encoding orc1/cdc6 family replication initiation protein, which produces MSGPFSDITDTIFAEKSVLSESYQPAEILERDEEITEFSHALQDVLFGREPENVFLYGKAGLGKTAVTTYMMTELQAEVETRDEADELHVHEINCNGKTLFMVVRRLVNELLTANASPFPKRGLGTGDAFDELYRQLDRHEGTHLLVFDEIDHLDEVDTLLYELPRARSNGHITDALVGVVGISNNYTFRQSLSAKVKDTLMETEISFSPYDAGELRTILEDRADRAFVSGACDDSTIAKAAALSAQDMGNARQAIDLLRVGAEVAERAGDDVVTDEHIEDARTLVQRGRLQDKIRDQTEHAQYILETIAKLERQGAVPVRSKTVQERYEQVATAYGASPLTTLKSIQDHLSDLHMLGFLIRHERNKGLSGGQYYEYELDLDPMIVLETRDEIGRTFE; this is translated from the coding sequence ATGTCGGGACCGTTTAGCGACATCACGGACACGATCTTCGCCGAGAAGTCCGTGCTGAGCGAGAGCTATCAACCTGCAGAGATCCTCGAGCGCGACGAAGAGATCACCGAATTCAGTCACGCGCTCCAGGACGTCCTATTCGGCCGGGAGCCGGAGAACGTCTTTCTCTACGGGAAGGCGGGACTCGGGAAAACAGCGGTGACGACATACATGATGACCGAGTTGCAAGCGGAGGTCGAAACCCGAGACGAAGCCGACGAACTCCACGTCCACGAGATCAACTGCAACGGCAAGACGCTGTTCATGGTCGTGCGGCGGCTCGTCAACGAGTTGCTGACGGCGAATGCGAGTCCGTTTCCAAAGCGCGGGCTCGGCACGGGCGATGCCTTCGACGAACTCTACCGACAGCTCGATCGCCACGAGGGCACGCATCTGCTCGTCTTCGACGAGATCGACCACCTGGACGAGGTCGATACGCTCCTGTACGAACTGCCTCGAGCCCGCTCCAACGGCCACATCACGGACGCGCTCGTCGGCGTGGTCGGCATCAGTAACAACTACACGTTTCGGCAGTCGCTGTCGGCGAAAGTCAAGGACACGCTCATGGAGACAGAGATCTCGTTCAGTCCGTACGACGCCGGCGAACTGCGGACGATCCTCGAGGATCGAGCCGATCGCGCGTTCGTCAGCGGGGCCTGTGACGACTCGACCATCGCGAAAGCCGCCGCACTCTCGGCCCAGGATATGGGAAACGCGCGCCAGGCGATCGATCTCCTGCGTGTCGGAGCCGAAGTCGCCGAACGAGCGGGAGACGACGTCGTCACCGACGAGCACATCGAGGACGCACGGACGCTCGTGCAACGCGGACGACTCCAGGACAAGATCCGCGATCAGACCGAACACGCCCAGTACATCCTGGAGACGATCGCGAAACTGGAACGGCAGGGAGCCGTTCCGGTTCGATCGAAGACGGTTCAGGAGAGATACGAACAGGTCGCGACCGCCTACGGCGCGTCACCGCTCACGACGCTGAAGAGTATCCAGGACCACCTCTCGGATCTGCACATGCTCGGGTTTTTGATCAGACACGAGCGGAATAAGGGACTCAGTGGCGGACAGTACTACGAGTACGAACTCGATCTCGATCCGATGATCGTCCTCGAAACGAGAGACGAAATCGGGCGGACGTTCGAATAG